The Thaumasiovibrio subtropicus genome window below encodes:
- a CDS encoding phage virion morphogenesis protein, whose amino-acid sequence MVGVTFSLAAEEAANGIATIRSQLNTLVKQGQDIQPLLQEIGEYLLLAHDERWQKQQSPDGEPWQPLSPDYATTKSRNPNLILVLNRHLSRELSYDTSQDELQFGTNYEYGAIHHFGGTPIMRPQNAAIPARPWLGASEEDLQVISEMVIARLKSA is encoded by the coding sequence ATGGTGGGCGTTACCTTCTCCCTTGCTGCAGAAGAGGCAGCAAACGGCATCGCCACTATCCGCTCGCAGCTCAACACCTTGGTAAAGCAAGGCCAAGATATTCAGCCACTACTACAAGAGATAGGCGAATACCTCTTACTCGCCCATGACGAACGCTGGCAAAAGCAACAATCCCCTGACGGCGAACCCTGGCAACCACTCAGTCCAGACTACGCTACTACCAAATCCCGCAACCCAAACCTCATCTTAGTACTCAACCGTCACCTCTCCCGTGAACTCAGCTACGACACCAGCCAAGATGAACTTCAATTTGGCACCAACTACGAATACGGTGCAATCCACCACTTCGGCGGCACACCCATCATGCGACCACAAAACGCCGCTATTCCTGCGCGACCATGGCTAGGTGCCAGCGAAGAGGATCTGCAGGTAATTAGTGAGATGGTGATAGCAAGACTGAAAAGCGCCTGA
- a CDS encoding Mor transcription activator family protein, with the protein MTQQVLQQEIFTESTSELHDLLDHLEHIAPDALQHRWPSSLQSIAELFRFELERSGVTDPHIANKLVLSLGHYLGGRDIYIPNGNILKTAVRNIQIWRDFNGRNIEALAVQYQLSERQITSILKEQRTAEVKRRQRALF; encoded by the coding sequence ATGACACAGCAAGTACTTCAACAAGAGATATTCACCGAATCCACCAGCGAACTGCATGATCTGTTAGACCATCTCGAACACATCGCCCCTGATGCCTTGCAACACCGCTGGCCCTCTTCCCTGCAATCTATCGCCGAACTCTTCCGCTTCGAACTGGAACGCTCAGGTGTTACAGACCCACACATCGCCAACAAGCTCGTCCTCAGCCTAGGCCACTACCTAGGCGGACGCGATATTTACATCCCCAATGGCAACATACTCAAAACAGCAGTGCGTAACATTCAGATTTGGCGTGACTTCAATGGTCGCAACATTGAAGCGCTAGCAGTACAATACCAGCTCAGTGAAAGGCAGATAACCTCAATTCTCAAAGAGCAAAGAACGGCGGAGGTAAAAAGAAGACAGAGAGCGCTGTTCTAA
- a CDS encoding terminase large subunit domain-containing protein, with translation MINSAPSPLASAVQHLSYHYDDNELLLPYQRYWIADNSVIKIAEKSRRTGITWAEAADSALTAGASKSAAGSHVFYVGSNKQMAREFVDAVAMWAKAFDKAAGEICEEVLEDEDKDILTFVIYFASGYKVQALSSNPSNLRGMQGNVVIDEAAFHERLAEVLKAALALTMWGSKVRLISTHNGVTNLFNQLISDSRAGKKRYSVHTITLDDACRMGLYKRICKRQAANGGKPWSQTREEQWKANLLKDTATEDDALEEYYCVPKASAGQYVPTVLIDAAMQAGIPILSCEAPDSHLNGKSFMEWSDAQRKAYIEEWIKRCLTPYLNTLDPQCSHAFGEDFARKGDLTIFVPLEISKRLTKRVPFVVELRNLTYDAQRQVMIALCDALPRKRGMAFDATGNGGYLAEAAALRYGTEMVDQVAINDPWYREWMPKLKAEFEDQTLIIPKHEDCRDDLHQIQVINGIPKIDKGKTKGQDGKQRHGDFAVGLAMAIRASHMTGSTIEFTPLPKANELDDHDDLLNDLESGCY, from the coding sequence ATGATTAACTCAGCACCTTCTCCCCTCGCCTCCGCTGTTCAACACCTTAGCTACCATTACGACGATAATGAGTTACTGCTTCCCTATCAACGCTACTGGATAGCTGATAACAGCGTAATCAAGATTGCCGAGAAATCGCGTCGAACAGGCATCACCTGGGCGGAAGCGGCCGACTCAGCCCTCACCGCAGGAGCGAGTAAAAGCGCAGCAGGCAGCCATGTGTTTTATGTGGGTTCCAACAAACAGATGGCACGCGAATTTGTCGACGCCGTCGCTATGTGGGCTAAAGCCTTTGATAAGGCGGCTGGAGAGATCTGCGAAGAAGTTCTCGAGGATGAAGACAAAGACATCCTCACCTTTGTCATCTACTTCGCCTCAGGCTATAAAGTCCAAGCCCTAAGCTCGAACCCCTCAAACCTACGGGGGATGCAAGGTAACGTCGTCATTGATGAAGCCGCCTTTCATGAGCGCCTTGCCGAAGTCCTTAAAGCCGCCCTCGCTCTTACAATGTGGGGCAGCAAAGTGCGCCTCATCAGCACCCACAACGGCGTAACAAATCTCTTTAACCAACTCATTAGCGATAGCCGAGCTGGCAAAAAACGTTACAGCGTACACACCATCACCCTAGATGATGCTTGTCGCATGGGGCTCTATAAACGTATCTGCAAACGTCAAGCCGCCAACGGTGGCAAGCCATGGAGTCAAACCAGAGAAGAGCAATGGAAGGCCAACCTTCTCAAGGATACCGCCACTGAAGATGACGCCCTTGAAGAGTACTACTGCGTGCCCAAAGCCAGCGCTGGCCAATATGTCCCCACCGTTCTTATCGATGCCGCCATGCAAGCAGGTATTCCCATTCTCAGTTGCGAGGCTCCAGACTCACACCTCAACGGTAAAAGCTTCATGGAATGGAGTGATGCCCAGCGCAAAGCCTATATTGAGGAATGGATTAAACGCTGTTTAACGCCCTATTTAAACACTCTCGACCCACAATGCTCGCACGCCTTTGGGGAAGACTTCGCTCGCAAAGGAGATCTCACTATCTTCGTCCCACTCGAAATCAGCAAGCGTCTTACCAAACGCGTCCCGTTTGTGGTCGAACTACGTAACCTTACTTATGATGCCCAACGCCAAGTCATGATCGCCCTCTGTGATGCGCTACCAAGAAAACGCGGCATGGCATTTGATGCCACAGGGAATGGCGGCTACCTCGCCGAAGCCGCCGCACTGCGTTACGGCACCGAAATGGTCGACCAAGTGGCCATCAATGACCCTTGGTATCGAGAATGGATGCCCAAACTCAAAGCTGAGTTCGAAGACCAGACTCTCATCATCCCCAAGCATGAAGACTGCCGCGACGACCTCCACCAAATCCAAGTCATCAACGGTATTCCAAAAATAGACAAAGGCAAAACCAAAGGCCAAGACGGTAAACAACGCCACGGAGACTTCGCCGTTGGCCTCGCCATGGCAATCCGCGCCAGCCACATGACAGGCAGCACCATCGAATTCACCCCACTCCCCAAAGCCAACGAACTCGACGACCACGACGACCTACTCAACGACCTAGAGAGCGGCTGTTATTAG
- a CDS encoding DUF2730 family protein: protein MTLELIRTWWPIVATALNILFLLACFALVKTFARKEDLQAVKEAHNHLQAQHQALSQQVENLPSQNEVSDLKLIIEKLRGDIREIRPKLDGLDRISNLLLENELKDKN, encoded by the coding sequence ATGACCCTAGAGCTTATCCGAACATGGTGGCCTATCGTTGCCACCGCCCTCAACATCCTCTTCTTGCTAGCCTGCTTTGCATTGGTAAAAACCTTCGCTCGCAAAGAAGATCTTCAAGCCGTCAAAGAGGCCCATAACCACCTTCAAGCCCAACACCAAGCCCTTAGCCAACAGGTCGAAAATCTTCCCAGCCAAAACGAAGTCAGCGACCTCAAACTGATTATCGAAAAGCTCCGAGGTGACATTAGAGAAATCCGCCCGAAACTCGACGGCCTCGATCGCATCAGCAACCTCCTCCTCGAAAACGAACTAAAGGACAAAAATTGA
- a CDS encoding gp16 family protein, with translation MNRRNQVIKLIHIAKRELGLDDETYRQMLGTLTGKTSCKAMRLLELDAVLNHLKENGFKQRERKPFKGRLSPKSGNTMHPEIDKIRALWIGMYKEGVVRDGSETELNNFVKRTTGIENVGWLDKKLACQLINTLKSWQKRTLKSN, from the coding sequence ATGAACCGAAGAAATCAAGTGATTAAACTGATTCATATCGCCAAGCGCGAACTTGGCTTAGACGATGAGACCTACCGCCAAATGCTCGGTACCCTCACAGGCAAAACCAGTTGTAAAGCGATGCGACTGTTAGAACTAGATGCTGTACTCAACCATCTGAAAGAAAATGGCTTTAAACAACGAGAAAGAAAACCCTTTAAAGGGCGTTTAAGCCCTAAGTCAGGCAATACTATGCATCCTGAAATAGACAAAATCCGTGCTCTTTGGATTGGCATGTACAAGGAAGGTGTCGTGCGTGACGGCAGTGAAACAGAACTTAATAATTTTGTGAAGCGGACAACGGGGATTGAGAACGTCGGTTGGCTGGATAAGAAATTGGCTTGCCAGCTTATCAATACTCTGAAGTCATGGCAGAAACGAACACTAAAAAGTAACTAG
- a CDS encoding KAP family P-loop NTPase fold protein, which yields MAEYIFNWSNSLSLECGTELPADQLNRASYALFLTNYLVATAAHGYVLNLNSGWGTGKTYFLKRWEESIKKHHPTVYIDAWKQDFSDDPLLTVVSSIICQLKAQADKYADPFVIEKADKAVRLFKSVAPALTKGIVKKLTGVKIDEIAESYNCDNETPNKVGDLGLGEAAGKVVQSLLDDHHSKIAGAEAFKDAMESWIKSVTNKEGINSPTFIFIDELDRCRPSYAIEMLEVIKHIFDIPLVIFVVATDTEQLQHAVKAIYGNNFDASMYLSRFFKRRCTLKEQSRYEFIKNHFEHLSSLSLDRFNTTVWPELVGNSEQCIEDLSRYISAIADVYQLPLRETEQLVDKLTAVIMNCKLPKIDILFLTSLMILHDREYEYYTAIINETRPKEVRDKFYEPAALHHYLERYDYSTEISVNIQPSKVFHNGTVSRGNVGYKVNIEDGYHKISYLGLLSIQLINSTSNRASIENHYQKVLTCVSRDSSKSPPIRNIVGQEQLGLQVPKETYRQLVEHAATFDD from the coding sequence ATGGCTGAGTACATTTTTAACTGGAGTAATTCACTCTCACTTGAATGCGGAACTGAATTGCCTGCCGATCAGCTCAACCGTGCTTCATACGCACTATTTCTAACTAATTACCTCGTAGCCACCGCCGCTCACGGATATGTACTTAACCTCAATTCTGGTTGGGGAACGGGAAAAACATATTTTTTAAAGCGTTGGGAAGAGTCAATAAAAAAGCACCATCCCACCGTTTACATAGATGCTTGGAAGCAAGACTTTTCCGACGACCCATTACTAACTGTTGTATCGTCAATAATTTGCCAACTAAAGGCACAAGCAGACAAGTACGCTGACCCATTCGTTATAGAGAAGGCAGACAAAGCAGTTAGGCTATTTAAGTCTGTGGCACCCGCATTAACCAAAGGAATCGTCAAAAAATTAACTGGTGTAAAAATTGACGAAATCGCGGAGTCCTATAATTGTGATAATGAAACTCCAAACAAAGTAGGTGATCTGGGTTTAGGTGAAGCAGCAGGAAAAGTCGTGCAATCTTTGCTAGATGACCACCACTCAAAAATAGCAGGAGCCGAGGCTTTCAAAGACGCGATGGAGTCATGGATAAAATCAGTAACAAACAAGGAAGGTATTAACAGCCCAACTTTTATATTTATCGATGAGCTTGACCGCTGTCGGCCATCCTATGCGATAGAAATGCTTGAAGTCATCAAACACATCTTTGATATTCCACTCGTCATATTTGTTGTAGCAACAGACACCGAGCAGTTACAACATGCTGTAAAAGCCATTTATGGCAACAATTTTGATGCTTCTATGTATCTCAGCCGTTTTTTCAAAAGACGGTGTACGCTGAAAGAACAATCTAGGTATGAGTTTATTAAAAACCATTTTGAACATCTCAGTTCACTCTCTCTAGATCGATTTAATACGACTGTTTGGCCTGAACTAGTTGGTAACAGTGAGCAATGCATTGAGGATTTATCTAGGTATATATCAGCCATAGCCGATGTATACCAATTGCCTCTGCGTGAGACTGAGCAACTGGTTGACAAACTTACAGCAGTAATCATGAACTGCAAGTTACCCAAAATAGATATCCTTTTCCTAACTTCACTGATGATACTTCATGACAGAGAGTATGAGTATTACACAGCAATTATTAATGAGACGCGCCCTAAAGAAGTCAGAGACAAGTTCTATGAACCTGCAGCATTACACCATTACCTAGAACGCTATGATTATAGTACTGAAATATCAGTAAACATCCAGCCGTCGAAAGTTTTTCATAATGGGACGGTATCAAGAGGTAACGTTGGGTATAAAGTAAATATTGAAGATGGATACCACAAGATATCCTACTTGGGTCTATTATCAATCCAGTTAATAAACTCAACATCCAATAGAGCCTCTATAGAAAATCACTATCAAAAGGTATTAACTTGTGTTTCACGAGACTCCAGCAAAAGCCCTCCAATCCGCAACATTGTGGGGCAAGAACAACTTGGTTTACAGGTACCCAAAGAAACCTACCGCCAACTAGTAGAGCATGCTGCTACTTTTGATGACTAA
- a CDS encoding DUF935 domain-containing protein — translation MIIDIYGRKLTAEHLDEPQTDQDSKLAHLQRHYANHPSNGLTPRKLAALMQRAEHHDLIAQCELAEDMEEKDAHLQSELSKRKMALLGQDWRIIPPRNATAAEENDADMIQELLEDATWLDDALFDMSDAILKGFANLELEWRFEQKTHLVHNYHFREAAWFTINPEHRNELRLRDDTHQGEPLRPFGWISHIGKAKSGYLSRAGLIRVLAWPYLFKNYSVRDLAEFLEIYGLPLRIGKYADGATEREKHTLLRAVMSIGHNAGGIIPKGMEIEFEKAAEGASEPFMAMIAWCEKSISKAILGGTLTSQADGKTSTNALGNVHNEVREEIRNFDLKRLAATLTRDLIYPLYALNGKSFKGPHRHPRFEFDLTEAEDIEHLSKSLPNLVKLGMQIPVSWVHEKTQIPQATDGEATLGLTPIAEPKPTDNTAQHQASLSANTIVPTAPTDRNDTDIPAQQTETLRQEAGGLLELMIDEVRELVESATSLTQLREDILGLQGQISTEQLGETLALAMAAAELSGISDVTEGH, via the coding sequence ATGATTATCGATATTTATGGCCGCAAGCTCACCGCCGAGCACCTCGACGAACCGCAAACCGACCAAGACAGCAAACTCGCCCACCTCCAACGCCACTACGCCAACCATCCATCCAACGGCCTCACCCCAAGAAAACTGGCTGCTCTCATGCAGCGCGCCGAGCACCACGACCTCATCGCTCAATGTGAACTCGCCGAAGACATGGAAGAGAAAGACGCCCACCTCCAAAGTGAGCTTTCCAAGCGAAAGATGGCATTACTTGGGCAAGACTGGCGCATCATTCCGCCTCGTAATGCCACCGCTGCCGAAGAAAATGATGCCGACATGATTCAGGAGCTGCTTGAAGATGCCACTTGGCTCGATGATGCCCTCTTTGACATGAGTGATGCCATCCTCAAAGGCTTTGCCAACCTCGAATTAGAGTGGCGTTTTGAGCAGAAAACCCATCTCGTCCACAACTATCACTTTCGCGAAGCTGCCTGGTTCACCATCAACCCAGAGCACCGCAATGAATTGCGCCTTCGCGACGACACTCACCAAGGCGAGCCACTGCGCCCTTTCGGTTGGATAAGCCATATCGGCAAAGCCAAATCTGGCTACCTCTCCCGCGCAGGGCTTATCCGCGTACTCGCTTGGCCCTACCTGTTTAAAAACTACAGCGTGCGCGACCTCGCCGAATTCTTAGAGATCTACGGCCTACCGCTGCGCATCGGTAAATATGCCGATGGCGCAACCGAACGTGAAAAACACACCCTACTAAGGGCGGTGATGAGTATCGGCCACAACGCAGGTGGCATTATCCCGAAAGGGATGGAGATAGAATTCGAGAAAGCCGCCGAGGGAGCTAGCGAGCCTTTTATGGCAATGATTGCTTGGTGTGAAAAGTCGATAAGCAAAGCGATCCTCGGGGGCACTCTCACTAGCCAAGCCGATGGCAAGACCAGCACCAACGCCCTCGGCAATGTGCATAATGAAGTACGTGAAGAGATCCGCAACTTTGACCTCAAACGCCTCGCAGCTACCCTCACTCGCGATCTCATCTATCCCCTCTATGCTCTGAATGGTAAGAGCTTCAAAGGGCCACACCGTCATCCCCGCTTTGAGTTTGACCTCACCGAAGCCGAAGACATCGAGCATCTCAGCAAGTCACTGCCTAACCTTGTCAAACTCGGGATGCAGATCCCCGTAAGTTGGGTACATGAAAAAACCCAAATCCCCCAAGCCACCGATGGCGAAGCGACACTAGGGCTAACACCCATAGCCGAACCTAAACCGACAGACAACACAGCTCAACACCAAGCTAGCCTCAGTGCAAACACCATTGTGCCAACAGCCCCAACAGATCGAAACGATACCGATATCCCAGCCCAGCAAACAGAGACACTAAGACAAGAAGCAGGCGGCCTGCTCGAACTTATGATCGATGAAGTACGTGAACTGGTCGAAAGTGCTACCTCACTGACACAACTGCGCGAAGATATTCTCGGCTTACAAGGGCAAATCAGTACCGAGCAACTCGGCGAAACACTCGCCCTTGCTATGGCCGCCGCAGAGCTATCGGGCATCAGCGATGTCACGGAGGGACACTAA
- a CDS encoding phage protease, which translates to MNKITASSHPINYAVLSAENPHPFAVLSAELTPAEDGWVQLLPAGPFTARDGRPHDTADGHWHLDANSANAFITATQNLTQKVLVDYDHQALTARESNGPVPAAAWLSTVDIEWREPDEKQSGGIFIKPEWTSTARQLIDNKEYAFLSAVFPYDKTGRPLYLRMAALTNDPAVLGMEPLAQLAADFNVNLTTPNTAINLHGTTEDSLMNDLLKQLLGKLGIELPDNANPSITTEQAAAALSALDALQTKAEESESLATQVTDLNSQIASLSCAYNGVTEQIAALSVESTTGQVLGILSEAKAAGKIVAAEEDYLTTFGKQHGIAALSAMLDKRPAITALTTQQTATHLDQQQNQQQDPQLTDEDLAVLSACGLDKSTFLEHKE; encoded by the coding sequence ATGAACAAAATCACAGCGTCATCTCACCCAATCAACTACGCGGTTTTAAGCGCTGAGAACCCTCACCCATTTGCGGTACTCTCTGCAGAGCTGACCCCCGCAGAAGATGGCTGGGTACAACTGCTGCCTGCAGGCCCATTCACCGCTCGAGATGGTCGCCCTCATGATACCGCCGATGGTCACTGGCACCTCGATGCCAACAGCGCCAATGCCTTTATCACAGCCACACAAAATTTAACGCAAAAGGTGTTGGTGGATTACGACCACCAAGCCCTCACCGCACGAGAAAGCAATGGCCCGGTTCCCGCTGCGGCATGGCTATCTACTGTTGATATTGAATGGCGAGAGCCTGATGAAAAGCAAAGCGGCGGCATCTTTATTAAACCCGAATGGACATCCACCGCTCGCCAACTGATAGACAACAAAGAGTATGCCTTTCTCTCTGCCGTCTTCCCCTACGACAAAACAGGCCGCCCACTCTACCTGCGCATGGCTGCACTCACCAATGACCCTGCCGTTCTTGGCATGGAGCCGCTCGCGCAACTCGCAGCCGACTTCAACGTCAATTTAACCACCCCGAATACCGCCATTAACCTCCATGGCACCACCGAGGATTCGCTCATGAACGATCTCTTAAAACAACTACTCGGCAAACTCGGTATCGAGCTGCCAGACAATGCCAACCCATCCATTACTACAGAGCAAGCCGCTGCGGCATTATCAGCACTCGATGCGTTGCAAACCAAAGCGGAAGAATCTGAATCGTTAGCCACGCAAGTCACTGACCTCAACAGCCAAATAGCAAGCCTCAGTTGTGCCTATAACGGGGTTACTGAGCAAATTGCTGCCCTCAGTGTCGAGAGTACTACAGGGCAAGTGCTCGGCATACTCAGTGAGGCGAAAGCTGCAGGTAAAATCGTGGCCGCTGAAGAGGACTACCTCACCACCTTTGGCAAGCAACACGGCATCGCTGCCCTTTCAGCCATGCTCGATAAACGCCCCGCCATCACCGCGCTCACGACCCAACAGACCGCGACTCACCTCGACCAGCAGCAAAACCAACAGCAAGACCCACAACTTACCGACGAAGATCTCGCGGTGCTCAGTGCCTGCGGTCTCGATAAATCCACCTTTCTCGAACACAAGGAGTAG
- a CDS encoding DUF3486 family protein: MNQHTPTEPNSKKSHTKHRISKIDKLPDDIKTQLNILLREGKMSQTTIREQINQLIDEFGLPDEQKISRNGLSRYSQSFHKGMQRYQQAQQLTQQWVQQFGEMPQTDIARSLIEIGKSQIFDFQMAALEEGDTIDPKTMGHLALAIKRLQEAQSGSVKLENEIRKQAMEDAATVAESAAKAAGMTASGIQAIKNEILGIA; the protein is encoded by the coding sequence ATGAACCAGCACACCCCAACCGAGCCAAATAGCAAGAAATCGCACACCAAACACCGCATCAGCAAAATCGACAAACTTCCCGACGACATCAAAACCCAACTCAACATCCTGCTCCGAGAAGGAAAAATGTCCCAAACCACCATCCGCGAGCAGATAAACCAACTCATTGACGAGTTTGGCCTACCCGACGAACAAAAAATCAGCCGCAACGGCCTCAGCCGTTATAGCCAAAGCTTTCACAAAGGAATGCAACGCTATCAGCAGGCCCAACAACTCACCCAGCAATGGGTGCAACAATTTGGCGAAATGCCACAAACAGACATTGCACGTTCACTCATAGAAATTGGAAAGTCTCAAATTTTCGACTTTCAAATGGCTGCGCTCGAGGAAGGTGACACCATCGACCCCAAAACCATGGGCCATCTCGCTCTTGCAATTAAACGCCTGCAGGAGGCCCAATCAGGTAGCGTCAAACTCGAAAATGAGATCCGGAAACAAGCCATGGAAGACGCCGCCACCGTGGCTGAAAGTGCCGCCAAAGCAGCAGGAATGACAGCCTCAGGCATTCAAGCCATCAAAAACGAAATCCTAGGGATAGCATGA
- a CDS encoding phage minor head protein, whose amino-acid sequence MPVNYASLPFKQQIAYLKNKTNLPSQRWADIWVNAHNRAFTIAGAMQDDLLADFRSAVDKAISEGKSLGWFKQQFDHITAHHGWQYKGNRDWRANVIYETNIRQSYTAGREQQIDALKGTRPYGIYKHSGSENPRHDHLKWHNLVLPLDDPWWQTHSPINGYGCACKKFTLSEADLKRMGLKVGKAPAIETYEWIDKATGELHHIPKGIDPGFDYTPKNSAELTKIAKAAVAKKPPLATRLSPRSVEHTFSTVNKVNAIEISRILDELQGTPSHTALKQFLNHHDTKTLILKAGELSGTAKARAIAQQVEEYLQTGRANISHFYTRRPRRVNGFTSPRWNHVVVKAKSTDTLKNLFVSDITTQITHVFEKAKTGKPVWSFSTAARRHTEGARVFTTWLHEIGHQVYFKANTPLVPQPLLSNYLTEYAASNPHEWFAEHFVAWVLTPERLKQAAPNTFTFISETVSKTS is encoded by the coding sequence ATGCCCGTCAATTACGCCAGCCTGCCGTTTAAACAACAGATCGCCTACCTCAAAAACAAAACCAACCTCCCCTCACAACGCTGGGCTGATATCTGGGTAAACGCCCACAACCGCGCCTTTACCATCGCAGGTGCCATGCAAGATGATCTCCTCGCAGACTTTCGCAGCGCCGTCGACAAAGCCATCAGTGAAGGCAAAAGCCTAGGCTGGTTTAAACAGCAATTCGATCACATCACTGCGCACCACGGCTGGCAATACAAGGGCAACCGAGACTGGCGCGCCAACGTCATCTACGAAACCAACATCCGCCAAAGCTACACCGCAGGCCGAGAGCAACAGATAGACGCACTCAAAGGCACACGCCCGTATGGCATTTACAAACACAGCGGCAGTGAAAACCCACGCCATGATCACCTCAAGTGGCATAACCTAGTGCTCCCGCTTGATGATCCTTGGTGGCAAACCCACTCTCCCATCAACGGCTATGGATGCGCCTGCAAAAAGTTCACTCTCAGCGAGGCCGACCTAAAACGTATGGGGCTTAAGGTTGGCAAAGCCCCCGCCATAGAGACCTATGAATGGATTGACAAAGCCACTGGCGAGTTACACCACATTCCCAAAGGCATCGACCCTGGGTTTGACTACACCCCAAAAAACAGTGCAGAGCTGACCAAAATCGCCAAAGCAGCCGTCGCTAAAAAGCCCCCTCTCGCTACCCGCCTTTCCCCACGCAGTGTCGAGCACACCTTTTCAACCGTAAACAAAGTCAATGCTATCGAGATAAGCCGCATACTCGATGAGTTACAAGGCACACCAAGCCACACTGCACTGAAACAGTTTTTGAACCACCACGACACCAAAACCCTCATTCTCAAAGCAGGAGAACTCAGCGGCACTGCCAAGGCGCGCGCTATCGCACAGCAAGTTGAGGAGTATCTACAAACAGGTCGCGCGAACATAAGTCACTTTTATACGCGTCGTCCTCGCCGCGTGAACGGTTTCACCTCTCCACGCTGGAATCATGTCGTCGTAAAAGCAAAGAGTACCGACACGCTGAAAAACCTTTTCGTCAGCGATATTACAACCCAAATCACTCATGTATTTGAGAAAGCAAAAACAGGCAAGCCCGTCTGGTCATTCTCTACCGCAGCACGCCGACACACTGAGGGCGCGCGAGTCTTTACCACATGGCTACATGAAATCGGCCATCAGGTCTATTTCAAAGCCAATACACCACTCGTTCCCCAGCCACTGCTCAGTAACTACCTCACTGAGTACGCCGCATCCAATCCACACGAATGGTTTGCCGAACACTTTGTGGCTTGGGTGCTTACTCCTGAGCGTCTTAAACAAGCGGCTCCTAATACATTCACATTTATTTCAGAAACGGTTTCAAAAACAAGTTAA
- a CDS encoding DUF5675 family protein — protein sequence MRTLTLRRRYFDDGTFATLHSKNGEQLCATVERPWQNNTPRKSCIPEGTYRLIPHTSPKFGECYALEANTLGVTRYGPSLRTHILIHAANLPSQLQGCIAPGEGFGVINNQWGVINSRNAFNKLMAYLDNKEWQLIISH from the coding sequence ATGAGAACCCTTACCCTACGCCGCCGCTACTTTGACGACGGCACCTTTGCCACCCTGCATAGTAAAAACGGCGAACAACTTTGTGCCACCGTCGAGCGACCATGGCAAAACAATACACCACGTAAAAGCTGCATACCTGAAGGCACCTATCGGCTTATCCCCCACACCAGCCCCAAATTTGGTGAGTGTTATGCCCTAGAAGCCAACACCCTTGGCGTCACTCGTTACGGGCCTTCACTACGTACTCATATCCTCATTCACGCTGCCAACTTACCGTCTCAACTCCAAGGTTGTATCGCCCCTGGTGAAGGCTTTGGCGTCATCAACAATCAGTGGGGCGTCATCAATTCACGTAATGCCTTCAACAAACTCATGGCCTACCTCGATAACAAAGAGTGGCAACTCATCATCTCTCACTAA